TGCAATATACATCATCTTAGCTCGTGTTTTGCGTCAGATGACACTCCTATCTGCATCAAAACACAATGCAAAATGAAGCAGATGAGCATGCAATTTGCATCAAACGAGAGGACTTCTCCACCTTATTTTTCTTCATATTTTGCCTTGTTCTTTATAATAACTTGATTGTCAACGCATTGCAAACTCGCTCAAAACTCGCGTATTTTCGACCGCAATGCTTTTGTTTCTCAGCACGGCCTGTCTCGCAAAGGCTTTTGTAAAAGAATTTAATAGATACCCACCCCCGACCCCTCCCCAAGGGAGGGGAGTGCTAACTTGCATAACCTCCCCCAACCCCTCCCAAGGAGGGGAGTGCTAACTTGCGGAGCCTCCCCCTGCCCCTCCCAAGGAGGGGAGTTCAAACTTGCAAGGAAATTACCACTGTTCTGTGGCTTGGAAAGCCACAGCTACAATCATCTTATGCTACTATTTATTGAATTATACATAATATAACGCTTTTCTTCTGCTTTTTTATTACCTTTGTAAGCAAACAGAAAGCAAGCATGAAGATAGGTATTATCGTTGCGATGGACAAGGAATTCACGCAACTTGAAAAGGTATTTCATGGGAACAAGGACATCATTTTGCAGAAGTGTGGCATCGGAAAAGTCAACTCTGCCGTTGGAACTACACAGATGATAGCCGAGCATCACCCTGATTTGATTATCTCAACAGGCTGTGCCGGTGGTGCCGACACACGTCTGAATGTGGGCGATGTTGTCGTGGCAAGCGCGTGTGTTTACCATGATGCTTACTGCGGAGACAACTGCGAATACGGACAAATTCTCGGCATGCCGGCCCGCTATTTGGCGCCGACAGACCTTGTTGAAAAGGCAAGTCGTCTGCAAGTGGAGGGCATAACCATTCACAGGGGCCTTACCGTGAGCGGCGAATGGTTTGTAGATACGCGTGAGAAGATGCAGGATATCATGAGCCATTTCCCCGAAGCTATGGCCGTTGACATGGAGAGTTGCAGCATTGCTCAAGTGTGCCACATCTTCAA
The nucleotide sequence above comes from Segatella oris. Encoded proteins:
- the mtnN gene encoding 5'-methylthioadenosine/S-adenosylhomocysteine nucleosidase → MKIGIIVAMDKEFTQLEKVFHGNKDIILQKCGIGKVNSAVGTTQMIAEHHPDLIISTGCAGGADTRLNVGDVVVASACVYHDAYCGDNCEYGQILGMPARYLAPTDLVEKASRLQVEGITIHRGLTVSGEWFVDTREKMQDIMSHFPEAMAVDMESCSIAQVCHIFNTPFISFRIISDVPLKDHKAQMYFDFWDRLAEGSFEVTRHFIEEINK